A genomic stretch from Triplophysa dalaica isolate WHDGS20190420 chromosome 4, ASM1584641v1, whole genome shotgun sequence includes:
- the LOC130418847 gene encoding spermatogenesis-associated protein 22-like: MWRNENRPAAGSLSMPALGNQRKRSRLPLTSNPCENGRFYSNNYSESVQWDQSVSFTSQQANLKPFVSQNMAGHGYAPIPYPKKPAGAYGWSENWQPPMKQDSVPAVGFQVNGGFPSSSSSSPVQPRFSSGFQNQINRPATSFRMPYSAQRCNPAAINTEDPGAQSQSRRWNFRSTGPSGSGMSAKVKKDTSQDRINPQHQKPQREKSLRVITAVIEGMKHWGQYTNRAPMLFEIFATLDSAVTVADYGAKKFLMRNGKDVVQCLYFENDQTLPKLIRGQAYRCIGNYSKQTDTMTCVSVRAASLSEQRNSQEAVKVSDTEMRNAVLVLNEI; the protein is encoded by the exons atgtgGAGAAATGAAAACCGACCAGCTGCAG GCTCTCTCTCCATGCCTGCTCTGGGCAATCAAAGAAAGAGGAGCAGGCTGCCTTTGACATCGAATCCCTGTGAAAATGGACGTTTTTATAGCAACAACTACA GTGAGAGTGTTCAATGGGACCAGTCAGTCTCTTTTACATCACAACAAGCCAACCTGAAaccttttgtttcacagaataTGGCGGGACATGGATATGCACCAATACCTTATCCAAAAAAGCCTGCAGGTGCTTATGGCTG GTCAGAGAATTGGCAACCTCCAATGAAACAGGATTCGGTGCCAGCAGTTGGATTTCAGGTTAATGGTGGTTTTCCAAGCAGCAGCTCCTCTTCACCAGTTCAACCCAGATTTTCCAGCGGCTTCCAGAACCAGATTAACAGGCCAGCAACTTCCTTCAGAATGCCTTACTCTGCCCAGCGATGTAACCCTGCAGCAATAAACACGGAAGATCCTGGAGCTCAGAGTCAGAGCAGAAGGTGGAACTTCAGATCTACTGGACCATCAGGCAGTGGGATGAGTGCAAAAGTGAAGAAGGACACATCACAGGACCGGATAAACCCACAGCATCag AAGCCTCAACGTGAGAAATCATTGCGTGTCATCACTGCTGTTATAGAAGGCATGAAGCACTGGGGCCAGTATACCAACAGAGCACCTATGCTCTTTGAGATTTTCG CCACACTTGATTCTGCTGTTACAGTCGCAGATTACGGAGCAAAAAAATTCCTCATGAGGAACGGCAAAGATGTGGTCCAGTGTCTCTACTTTGAAAAT GATCAGACACTGCCCAAACTGATCCGGGGTCAGGCGTATCGCTGCATTGGGAACTACAGCAAGCAGACAGACACAATGACTTGTGTGTCAGTCCGGGCTGCATCACTGTCAGAGCAAAGAAATTCCCAGGAGGCTGTAAAAGTGTCAGACACAGAGATGAGGAATGCGGTGCTGGTTCTCAATGAAATCTGA